The Anaplasmataceae bacterium AB001_6 genome has a segment encoding these proteins:
- the ccmA gene encoding heme ABC exporter ATP-binding protein CcmA yields the protein MKIIEGKNLRIIRDEKIIMDNVNFKVAEKEYLKISGINGSGKTSFLRALAGFISFDAGSLFYNGKEQSTGSDRKDYSEKLIFLGKTDFMSENIKVISNLKYWASFYETEELLMPAVRFWSLDDVLDIPMYKLSSGWQKRVYFAYVMISNAYIWLIDEPFTNLDDDTQELLSGLFETRRSQRGIVIWTSNVKRDIIDTDNVLSL from the coding sequence ATGAAAATTATTGAAGGCAAAAATTTAAGAATTATCCGTGATGAAAAAATTATCATGGATAATGTTAATTTTAAAGTAGCAGAAAAAGAATATCTTAAAATAAGCGGGATAAATGGTAGCGGTAAGACTAGTTTTTTAAGAGCTCTTGCTGGCTTTATTTCTTTTGATGCAGGGAGTCTTTTTTATAATGGAAAAGAACAAAGCACTGGTTCTGATAGAAAAGATTATTCAGAGAAGTTGATTTTTTTAGGGAAAACTGATTTTATGTCAGAAAATATAAAAGTTATATCCAATTTAAAATATTGGGCTTCTTTTTATGAAACAGAAGAATTATTAATGCCTGCTGTCAGGTTTTGGTCTTTAGATGATGTGTTGGATATTCCAATGTATAAATTATCTTCAGGGTGGCAAAAGAGGGTATATTTTGCTTATGTGATGATATCCAACGCCTATATATGGCTAATTGATGAACCATTCACTAATCTTGATGATGATACTCAGGAGTTATTAAGCGGCCTTTTTGAGACTCGTAGAAGTCAAAGAGGTATCGTAATATGGACGAGTAATGTTAAGAGAGATATAATAGACACTGATAATGTTTTATCACTTTAA
- the mutM gene encoding bifunctional DNA-formamidopyrimidine glycosylase/DNA-(apurinic or apyrimidinic site) lyase → MPELPEVETICRYLSERITDTKIHSVIVTNHRLRKKVDIDLPELLKNKIIKKIYRLAKYIIILLDDKNFLVIHLGMSGNLTESEISDKHNHIVFNLSEGKKIIYNDPRRFGLVYLASDITELKNKIGPEPLSEEFSCTKMQEQMNRKNIDIKNALMDGNLVSGIGNIYACEILFDAKISPFKKTNDISSAEYKRIWKSTIKILKEGILHGGSSIRDYKTPVGNSGNFQKHFKVYKKQNVCCKECNNLINKVKQNGRSTYFCKICQK, encoded by the coding sequence ATGCCGGAACTACCAGAAGTGGAGACAATTTGCAGATACCTAAGTGAAAGAATCACTGATACAAAGATTCACTCTGTTATAGTTACAAACCATAGATTACGAAAAAAAGTAGATATAGATCTCCCTGAATTACTAAAAAATAAAATAATAAAAAAAATATACAGATTGGCAAAATATATAATTATCTTGCTGGATGATAAAAACTTTCTAGTTATACACTTGGGTATGTCTGGTAATTTAACAGAGTCTGAAATATCTGATAAACACAATCATATTGTATTTAATTTATCAGAAGGGAAAAAAATAATATACAATGATCCTCGTCGTTTTGGATTAGTATATTTAGCATCAGACATAACAGAATTGAAAAATAAAATAGGCCCAGAACCACTTTCAGAAGAATTTTCTTGTACAAAAATGCAAGAACAGATGAACAGGAAAAATATAGATATAAAGAATGCTCTGATGGATGGTAATTTAGTTTCTGGCATAGGTAATATATATGCCTGCGAAATATTATTTGACGCTAAAATCTCCCCTTTCAAGAAAACTAATGATATCTCAAGTGCAGAATATAAAAGAATTTGGAAAAGCACAATAAAAATACTAAAAGAAGGAATTTTACATGGAGGTTCGTCAATCAGAGATTATAAAACTCCTGTTGGCAATAGTGGTAATTTTCAAAAGCATTTTAAAGTGTATAAAAAACAGAATGTATGCTGTAAAGAATGTAATAATCTAATAAATAAAGTAAAACAAAATGGACGAAGTACTTATTTTTGCAAAATTTGTCAAAAATGA
- the rsmA gene encoding ribosomal RNA small subunit methyltransferase A: MVFPKKSLGQHFLKDDSVVQNIIDFAGDLSGVNVLEIGPGKGIVTKKILSKDVSKMFAIEKDSRFTNHLQDIKNHYTNFDFAICDFIQTNLLHFNLHNFKVIANLPYNVGNNILMKLINEYSEEIIDMTLMFQKEVAERICATHGKKYGKLSVVVQLMCDVIYGFDVNASSFAPPPKVESSVIKIVPRKNLTLDFDFSLFLQIVSAVFNNRRKMIRKTLATLCDNINDISSVVDLSKRPEDISVTEFCNITRTIQKNI; this comes from the coding sequence ATGGTATTCCCTAAAAAATCTCTTGGACAACACTTCTTGAAAGATGATAGTGTTGTTCAAAATATCATAGATTTTGCTGGAGATCTTAGTGGGGTAAACGTTCTAGAAATAGGCCCTGGAAAGGGTATTGTGACAAAAAAGATACTTTCTAAGGATGTCTCTAAAATGTTCGCAATAGAAAAAGATAGTCGCTTCACTAACCATCTGCAAGATATAAAAAATCATTATACAAATTTTGATTTTGCTATCTGCGATTTTATACAAACTAATTTATTACATTTTAATCTCCACAATTTTAAGGTGATAGCCAACCTTCCTTATAATGTGGGAAATAATATCTTGATGAAATTAATTAATGAATATTCAGAAGAAATCATAGATATGACACTTATGTTCCAAAAAGAGGTTGCAGAAAGAATATGTGCAACACATGGTAAAAAATATGGCAAACTATCTGTAGTAGTACAACTTATGTGTGATGTTATCTATGGCTTTGATGTGAATGCTAGTAGTTTCGCTCCACCACCTAAGGTTGAATCTTCAGTCATAAAAATAGTCCCTAGAAAAAACCTTACCTTGGATTTTGACTTTTCTTTGTTTCTACAAATAGTCAGTGCTGTTTTTAATAACAGACGTAAAATGATACGCAAGACCCTTGCTACATTATGTGACAATATAAATGATATATCTTCTGTTGTAGATTTGAGTAAAAGACCAGAAGATATATCAGTTACAGAGTTTTGCAATATAACTAGAACTATTCAAAAGAATATTTAG
- a CDS encoding penicillin-binding protein 2, which translates to MKPSLKITKRRSLIIYILMIIGFLLLITKMLMIQKNSNRTQKRHNLVIDKEFYHAKQNKINIYDRNGFILSGDLTHYSLYIKPEKILEKELILKDLHNFFPDMQYNYLKDKIYSNKAFAWIKKNISAKDREKMLNQGIPFLHFIESNKRYYPHNNLFSHVIGFVDIDNNGIAGFEHFLEKNIQKEEIANYIEDNSITLSLDLFVQYIVRDELEKAYKETQSIGGAAILMNIKNGEIISTVSVPDFNPNNPYNTPPDNTFNRSTFGLYEMGSAFKIFTVSAALDSSLVSTEDSFDTTKQMHIGDYKISDYISNIGQISLTDAIVKSSNKAILQIMEKLGSSKQKDFFDKIHIFEQPNIEISEKSNAIVPAKWSQSTAATASYGYGVAISLLQLTQGIATMVNDGYFIPSTIIKGKKNNREKIISSETSEKVRKIMLETVERGTAKSAKITNYKIGGKTGSAEKNINGKYVKNKNIATFVAFFPYEEPKYVLAIMLDEPKRNNKALTGGTSAAPVGKEIIKKTKAILTP; encoded by the coding sequence ATGAAACCATCTTTAAAGATAACAAAGAGAAGGTCTTTAATCATATACATATTGATGATAATAGGTTTTCTTCTTTTGATAACTAAGATGCTAATGATACAAAAAAATTCTAATCGCACTCAAAAAAGACATAATTTAGTCATCGATAAAGAATTCTATCATGCTAAACAAAATAAAATAAATATTTATGATAGAAACGGTTTTATTTTATCTGGTGATTTAACACATTATTCACTGTATATAAAGCCAGAAAAAATTTTGGAAAAAGAGTTAATTCTTAAAGATCTGCATAACTTTTTTCCAGATATGCAATATAACTATTTAAAAGATAAAATATACAGTAACAAGGCATTTGCTTGGATAAAAAAAAATATCTCTGCTAAAGATAGAGAAAAGATGTTAAATCAGGGAATTCCTTTTCTACACTTTATAGAAAGCAACAAGAGATACTATCCCCATAATAATTTATTTTCGCACGTTATAGGTTTTGTAGATATAGACAACAATGGAATAGCAGGTTTTGAACACTTTTTAGAAAAAAATATACAGAAAGAAGAAATAGCAAATTATATAGAAGATAACAGCATAACTCTCTCGTTGGATTTATTCGTTCAATATATAGTAAGAGATGAATTAGAAAAAGCATATAAAGAAACTCAATCTATTGGAGGTGCGGCAATATTAATGAATATAAAAAACGGAGAAATAATATCTACTGTAAGTGTTCCAGATTTCAACCCTAATAACCCTTACAATACCCCTCCTGATAATACGTTTAATCGCTCAACATTTGGTCTATACGAAATGGGTTCTGCTTTTAAGATATTTACTGTAAGTGCCGCACTAGATAGCTCTTTAGTATCCACCGAAGATAGCTTTGATACAACTAAACAAATGCATATTGGAGACTATAAAATAAGTGATTACATAAGTAATATTGGGCAAATATCCCTAACAGATGCGATTGTAAAATCTTCAAATAAAGCCATCTTACAAATAATGGAAAAACTAGGCTCCTCGAAGCAAAAAGACTTTTTTGATAAGATACACATTTTTGAACAGCCTAATATAGAAATTTCTGAAAAATCAAATGCTATAGTTCCTGCTAAATGGTCTCAATCAACTGCTGCTACTGCATCTTATGGATATGGAGTAGCAATATCGCTATTACAACTCACTCAAGGAATAGCAACCATGGTAAATGATGGCTATTTCATCCCTAGCACCATAATAAAGGGGAAAAAAAATAATAGAGAAAAAATAATATCCAGCGAAACTTCAGAAAAAGTAAGAAAAATAATGCTAGAAACAGTTGAAAGAGGTACCGCTAAATCAGCTAAAATCACTAACTACAAAATAGGAGGAAAAACTGGTTCTGCAGAAAAAAATATCAATGGGAAATATGTAAAAAATAAAAATATTGCGACTTTTGTAGCATTTTTCCCCTATGAGGAGCCAAAATATGTATTAGCAATAATGCTAGATGAACCAAAAAGAAACAATAAAGCTCTAACTGGTGGAACGTCAGCTGCTCCTGTAGGAAAAGAAATAATCAAAAAGACCAAAGCGATATTAACGCCATAG